The Oceaniferula flava genome contains the following window.
TGAACTTGGGCATCGACTTCTGCGAGCGGTTCTTAAACAGGCCGTAGAGTAGCGAGAGCATGTTGAGGGTGAAGAGGTGATCGAGGATCGGGCGGTAGCCTCGTTTCTTGCGCAGCAGTAATCTGGAGCCCCAGACGAGGGAGCGGCGCTTGATGACGGAGGGTTTGAAATTGGTTTTGATCCGGTAGCGCGCCCGCTTGCTCGCCGGCCATTGCTCCTTGTAGCGGTCTTTTTCCTGCTTGATCTGCTTCACCAGCTCCGGGTCGTAGGCGGAGAAGTAGTATTTGCGCGCCAGGGTGATCATCTGGCAGGTGTCACGCATGAAGCGAATATCGTCCACCGGCCAGTTCAGCTGCTGGCAGAGCTCGGTCATCCGGGGGAAACGTTTCATCGCTCCCTCGGCCTGGCGCACCGCGGCGTCATGATCGCTGACGAAGTGGCGCAGCAGCTTGCGGATGGGGGCGTGGAAAAATAGCGAGTCCCAGTAGATGTGCAGCAGCGGGGGAATGCGCACCCGACGGAAAAACAGCTTCAGCCGCGCAAACTCGGGGATGTAGTAGAGCTCGTTGATGATGTAATCGCTGTGTGCCATCAGCTCGGCTGCGGCTGCGGCGTCTCGGTTCCCCACCACGCGTGCCAGCGATTGCTCGGGTGTCAGCATGTATTTGAACACATCGATGGCACTCTGCACGTTGAGCTCGTTCCAAAGGCCCTCCGGATCGAGGAAGGTGAGGCGGGTAAAACGATGCCAACCGCCGGTCTGGCACCACACCGAGACACCGAGCAGGTTTTCACAATCGACCAATTCATTCTGAAATGCCTGGTTCTGGAATCCGGTGTAGGAGGGGAACTCGCCGGCGCCCTCGTATTCGCGGCGGGCTTGGAGTTCCAGGATCTTCGGGCCGGAGTAGTTGAAGAAGGCCTTGTTCAGTGGGATGTGGCGGAAGAAATCCGACTCTCCGGGTTTCATCGAGAGGATGAAGTTCGGCGAGGTGATGCCCTTCAGGGTGTCGGACAGGCGGCCGCGGTGCCAGATCAGATCGCCAATGCGATGCGCGCCCACCGTCCAGGTGCGGAGCATGACCTTGGTGCGTGAGCGATCGGTCACCGGCAGCAGGGCGCGGAGGAACTGGTTTGTCTGCTTCGGCGTGCGCAGGTGCAGCTCCGAGCGCAGCGGATCTTTGACGTCCAAGCCATCGGATTCCCCAATCCGCAGGATCAAGCCTTCGACCGTGGGGAAGGTCTTCAGGAAGCGTTGCACGGAATCGAGGTAGAAATCGGTGCGGGCCTGGTGGCTGCGGCCGGTCTGCTCGGCCGCGGCTTCGGTGAGGCAGAGGATGTCGCTGGTGATCCACGGCTGCAGCCCGCGCTGGCGAAGGATCTCGATCAGTGGCTGGAACTGGCCGACCAGAAAACGGATGCGCCGGTTGGTTGGCTCATCGTGAAACGGGTGCTCGGTGAGGTGCGCGAGATCGTCCAGGGTGACGGCATTAAACCCCAGGGACTTGACCCGATCCGCCAAGGTGGTGAATTCCTCCCGAAGCCGTTCCCAGAAGGCATCATCCTCCGGCAGGTCGGTGAAGGGGATTTTCGACCAATTGATGCGCGATGATTTGGTGGCGCGAAAAAACGGACCGATGCCATCGATCAGGAACAGTCCTTGGCTGGGGAGGTGGGTAGCAGGCATGCGGCCTGCATTCTAAGCAGATCGGTGGGGAAATAGGGACGCGATCGTCTGACGATATCGTCATTCAGTGGTCGGGGCCGATTTCCAAAGCCAGCGAAGCCCGTCTGGGAAAAGTGGTCCGCCATCTTTGCCCCCATGGCCGCCGTCGGTGGGCACCCAGAGGTGTGGGTAGTTGCGGAATTCCAGCGCCTTGTGCATCTGCAGATTTCCCAGCCACCAATTGCCGTGCTGGTTATCGAGGTCGTTGCTGCCGTCTTGCAGGTAGACTCGCAGCGGGCGGACTTTGCCTTTGCGGATCATGCTGGGGTAGGCGTGGCCTCCGCGGATGTTGGTGAAGGATCCCACGTGGCTCATGACGCGGCGGAAAAGGTCCGGCCGCTCCCAACCGACGGTGAACGCGCAGATGCCACCGGAGCTCAGGCCGCAGATCGCGCGCTGGTCGGGATCGCTGGTGAGGCGGTAATCTTTGGCTACGGCGGGCAGCAGCTCCTTTTCCAAGAACTTCGCGTATTGGCTGCTCATGCTATCGTATTCGAAGCTGCGGTTGCTCTTCTTTTTCCCCGTGCCCCAGGACTGTTTACCGTCGATCTCGGGCAGGCGAAGGCCCGGATTGACAAAGATGCCGATGGTGACCGGCATGTCTTTTTTTGCGATCAGGTTGTCAAAAACGATCGGCGTGCGGAAGTCTCCCTTCTCGGAAACATAGGCGTGACCGTCTTGAAAGACCATCACCGCGGCGGGCCGACTAGCATCATACTGCGCCGGCACGTAAACGTAATACTGGCGCAGGGTGCCGGGGAATATCTCACTGCGGATCTCGTGTCGCGTGACCTTGCCACGGGGGACGTCGGCTTGGCGTTGGGAATCGGCAGCGTAGGGCGCGGGCGCGGCGTGCAGGGTGAAGGGCAGCAGGAGAAATAGCAGAGCGGCTTTCATGGATGACAGATCCATACGCAGGGAGCGCGCTGATTGTTTCGCTCCGTGCTTCATTGGCCTGAGCGGCGCGTTTAGCTGTCGGTCTTCTTGTGGGTTTTCCCGTGTGGGCTGGGACGACCATTTTCGTCCAGTTTGACAAAGACAATGCGCTCGATGGAGAGGATGTTCTGCTTGGTGTTTTTATTCCGAGCCAAGCAGGTCATGGTGATCGAGGTGGTGCCGAACTCTACGGTGTCGAAGCCGATTTCCACCACGTCTCCGTGTTGGGCGGAGCTGATGAAGTTGATCTCGGAAACGAACTTGGTGACCATGCTCTTGCTGCCGCATTGGCACATCGCATAGATGGCCGCGTCTTCATCAATCCATGCCAACAGTCGCCCGCCGAACAGGGTGTTGTGAGCATTCAGGTCCTCGGGTTTAATCCACTTCCGGGAGTAAAATTTCATGCTGTCGGTTTTGCACATACTATGCCAGTCGGGTTGAGATGTTATGGGGGGTAACCCTCTATTTTTAGGCCTAGTTAGGGCTTGCCCAGTCGGCAACTTGTTCCATTTCAGAGCTCGAGTCAAATGCTTCCACCGGGATCCACGAGTAAGATTTTTTAGCGTGATAGAGCAGCAGCCCTTGCTTGGTGGCCACCACCTCGAATAAACCCGACCACTTGACCTGACCGTTGAGGTCGTCGCCATGGATCGAGACGCCCTCGGGGGTGAAGCTGTAGAGCACCGTCTGGCCGTAGCCGGGGAGTTTGCGCAGGTTCCGCGAGTGCATCACTTTCCAGATGAGCGGGCGCAGCAGGGCGAAGGTGCCGACCATGATCATCAGCACGGAAAAGGGGGTGATCCCCTCGCTGATCATCAGAATGGCACCGGCCAACAGCACCGCGGCACTGAGGATGGTGCGGATCATCAGCCAGGTGCGGTAGCGGTGCCACATGTGTAGGCGGAAGGCTCCGAGGTGCGACTGATCGTCGAAGATCAGCTTGGCTTTGATGGTGGGGGTGGTGTCCACGGGATCAGATTATTGGGGGATGGCCGGCAGGGAGGCGGCGGCGACAGCTTGGCCGTGGCGCTTCATCTTCTCGTCCGGCTGGGTGATGGTGATTTTCTCGGCGAGCTCGGGGAATTCCTTTTCCAGGACTTCCTCGGCGCAGTCGATCATGATCTGTCCGCCAGGGCCGGAGGTGGCGCGACCCATGATGATCAGGGTGCCAATATCGTAGAACTCGGCATAGTGGGCAATGGCGTAGCCGAAGCAGGTGCCGATGGTCTGGTAGATCTTAGCCGCCTGATCGTTGCCGGCTTCCATTTCCTTCTGCACCTCGATGAGTTGCTCGGGGAATGGCATGTCACCGTAGTCAAAACCTGCTGCGGGTGCGAGGCGGGCGACGCCTTGTTGACAGAAAAATTGGACCCCGCAGCCGGCATCGCCAGACCATTCGTCGACCGGGCCGTTCTCACGGTAATCGATGGGGGCAAATGCCAGCTCGTTAATCTGGGTGGTGACGTTACCGTGGGGATCGACATAGCCGACGGCCTCAGAGGTTCCCATGGCCACACCTAACACCGAGTTGGTATTCATGGTGATGGAGCCGGCGAGGGCGGTGACTTCGCCATCGTTGATCACCTCGAAGGGCACGCCGGGGTATTCTGCGGCGGCGATGTCCTTGAACATCGGCACGACCACGGATTCGAAAACTTCCTGGTCCTTTATGCCGCGGAATAGAGAGGCGATGCGGACTTCGTTGTTGATGTAGACGCCCGCAGATGAGCCGCCGATGGCATCGACACTTGGCAGGTGCTCGGCGGCGAGCTTCAGCGAATCGATAATCCCGTCGCGCTGGTAATTGGGATCTTCTTGGAAATAGGGATCCCATGGGATTTCTGTGGAGAAGACCACTTCGCCATCGATTACGGCGGCGCACTTGCGATCGGAGCCACCGAGATCGAAGCCAATCCGGTTGCCGTCGAGGTTTCTGCCGAGGGGGGCGGCGGGGCTGTTTTGGGCGGGGATGTCTTCCAGGCTCACGGATTGAACCTGCAGGTGCTGTCCGAACATGCCTTTGCCAACGATGTCCCAGTCGAACTTGCGTGCGCCATTTTCGGAGTAAATCTCAGCCAGCTCGGCGGCGAGCGGCTCGCTGCCCCCGATGTAGATGGTGCAGCCTCCTTGCCCCCAGAGCATGAATTTCACCAGACGCTCAACGTATTTCAAATTCAGCGCCGCGTCATCACCACGGTGCGGGAGAATGCGAACATCGTGGCGGAACACCGTGCCATCGAGGCGTGCCAGGGCGATGCCCAAATCCTGGGAGTCAGGATGCGCTGCGACTTTCTCGCGATACGCACGGTTCCAGAGGACGGCAGGCACGAATCCGGGATCGAGCACGGGTGTGATTTCAGCTTGAATGTTCATAGTATCAAAAATGTGAGCGCGTTTCGCCGGCGGAATGTGGAACACAGACAGGCGCCGAGAAAGGATAAAATGGGACAATAATACGTTAGGATGAGGCATTTTTTAGCGGGTCTGATCCGCGGGCTAATCCATCGACCGCAAAAACCCGCCATGCAGAGCGACTGCGTGGCGGGTTGATCGAGCTCAAGTCGGCTTCGTGACAGGCAGCCGAGGGCGCGGCAGACAGGGGGGCGGAGTCGGGCCAGGGAGGAGTGCGACAACACATTTTGACCAACAAGCTGAATATAAATGTTTAACGACAGCCGCACAAAAAAGCCCGCACACTCCTGAGAGTGGGCGGGCTGGAAAAATGATGGGCTAGCTAACTTACTTGGAGAGGTAGCCGGAGACACCTTCGTGAGTGGCGGTCATGGCGTCGTCGCCTTTTTGCCAGTCCATCGGGCAGACTTCACCGTGCTCTTCGAAGTGCTGCAGGGCGTCGATCACGCGCAGGCACTCTTTGACCGAGCGGCCGAGCGGCATGTTGTTGACCACCTGGTGCTGGACGACACCGTCTTTATCGATGAGGAACAGTCCGCGGTAAGCGACCATTTCACCGTCGACGACGAGGTTGCCGTCTTCGTCTTCGGCGTATTCACCAGCGAGCACATCGTAGTCGT
Protein-coding sequences here:
- a CDS encoding alpha/beta hydrolase, coding for MDLSSMKAALLFLLLPFTLHAAPAPYAADSQRQADVPRGKVTRHEIRSEIFPGTLRQYYVYVPAQYDASRPAAVMVFQDGHAYVSEKGDFRTPIVFDNLIAKKDMPVTIGIFVNPGLRLPEIDGKQSWGTGKKKSNRSFEYDSMSSQYAKFLEKELLPAVAKDYRLTSDPDQRAICGLSSGGICAFTVGWERPDLFRRVMSHVGSFTNIRGGHAYPSMIRKGKVRPLRVYLQDGSNDLDNQHGNWWLGNLQMHKALEFRNYPHLWVPTDGGHGGKDGGPLFPDGLRWLWKSAPTTE
- a CDS encoding acyl-CoA thioesterase; the protein is MKFYSRKWIKPEDLNAHNTLFGGRLLAWIDEDAAIYAMCQCGSKSMVTKFVSEINFISSAQHGDVVEIGFDTVEFGTTSITMTCLARNKNTKQNILSIERIVFVKLDENGRPSPHGKTHKKTDS
- a CDS encoding YcxB family protein, with the translated sequence MDTTPTIKAKLIFDDQSHLGAFRLHMWHRYRTWLMIRTILSAAVLLAGAILMISEGITPFSVLMIMVGTFALLRPLIWKVMHSRNLRKLPGYGQTVLYSFTPEGVSIHGDDLNGQVKWSGLFEVVATKQGLLLYHAKKSYSWIPVEAFDSSSEMEQVADWASPN
- a CDS encoding ROK family protein, coding for MNIQAEITPVLDPGFVPAVLWNRAYREKVAAHPDSQDLGIALARLDGTVFRHDVRILPHRGDDAALNLKYVERLVKFMLWGQGGCTIYIGGSEPLAAELAEIYSENGARKFDWDIVGKGMFGQHLQVQSVSLEDIPAQNSPAAPLGRNLDGNRIGFDLGGSDRKCAAVIDGEVVFSTEIPWDPYFQEDPNYQRDGIIDSLKLAAEHLPSVDAIGGSSAGVYINNEVRIASLFRGIKDQEVFESVVVPMFKDIAAAEYPGVPFEVINDGEVTALAGSITMNTNSVLGVAMGTSEAVGYVDPHGNVTTQINELAFAPIDYRENGPVDEWSGDAGCGVQFFCQQGVARLAPAAGFDYGDMPFPEQLIEVQKEMEAGNDQAAKIYQTIGTCFGYAIAHYAEFYDIGTLIIMGRATSGPGGQIMIDCAEEVLEKEFPELAEKITITQPDEKMKRHGQAVAAASLPAIPQ